The sequence taatgtgttataaaataataaagaacaaagaagaagagtagagagagacttttttatttctcttggggattattgagggatgaattacaatgaaggaaaatccctttatttatagggaaaaactaaccttggggtttgtaactttttcataaatagacacacacaatatatggtaaagtagttATTCACTATATGGTAAAGTAGCCATTCACtatatatatggtacatttataccAAACACGTGCTAATCTGTCAAATAAAAAGCCTCCTTACATTTCTATAaaacttcttaaaatatattatttttaaaacctAAATATATCTTCTCTCTAATAAAGATACTCACCATTTTATAGTTAGAATTTATTTAaaactactattactattatttatttattcattcattcatacattcattcatttatttatttacttactaCTACTACTTGTGACTGCAATTAcgttttctttttcaaattaaaagCACTATAATTTGTGTagtattactactattatttattacCTGTTATTCTTATGCAAATACTATATGCAATTAcgttttctttttcaaattaaaaagCACTATAATTTGTGTagtattactactattatttgtTACCTGCTATTCTTATGCAAATACTACTTAAAAGCACTATAATTTGTGTACTATTGCCACTATTATTTATTACCTATTATTCTTATGCAAATAATATATGCTATTGCTACTATTATTTATTACCTATTATTCTTATAATAATATATgcaaatatgtttttttttttcaaattaaaagtaTTACAGCTTGtgtactattactactattatttattatttattattcttatgcaaataaaatatgcatttacgttttctttttcaaataatatatgcatttacttattattcttatgcaaataatattcatattttaatcttcttttacttttaccaacatgggttgtggtgcagtggatggggttgctccacccttaatcagagttcgagggttcgaccctgggtatggataAAACTCTGTTGAGAGcgtgccaccttaatgggccctgcaacgcgcgatccagattagtcggggctccaatgcgggcaccagacaccggatgggaaaccaaaaaaaatatatattcatattttaaaaaagataagCTTGAAATAGTAAGATATATTAGAACTTTTTAATTATGGGTTTCTATTTATTAAGAtgatagaaataattttttaaaagaaaaggatgtatttcaaatttaaatacttAATCTATCAACTCAAAACTTTTATTCCAATATTTATAATAATGTCATAGTTTTTGAACCACATAGAGATAATGATAAAGAGTTGGGATAAtactattttaaattcaaattcaaattaagtaatGATAATTACAAAGAAATGAGGTAAAATTAAAACTCTAAAATTATAGAGGTAGTTATAATCAGTATAAATTTATAATTGTTATTTGGttaaatatctttttaatttctGAAAGTTAGGATTAGTTGGGTTAAAAGAGAGCTTGTAATTTATGTGATAAAATTTCATAACCCTAAAGTTAGGGGCTTGAAATATctttttagttgttgatttagCAGATATATTAAAGTTCAAACCTCCATTAGAAAAAATGgcttctaattattttttagagtttatttaggactcttaAATATAGTTCCTAGGTTTATAATTAGGttattgaaaatcttttttttttcttctagcattattattttcaaatttaaatatttaatattttttaattcaaaatttctaTTACAACACCATTAAGTTTTGTTCTAAAAATTGACACGTGGCATTTTAATATCTTGTCGAATTCTTGTTTTGCTTTtaattttgcttttatatatatagagatatagatttccttttttcttctaattttctctttttatctttttttccttacttttctacaacaacaacaataaacccaatATATTCTCAccaagtgaggtttggggagggtaagtgtacgcaatccataccactacctcaaacgtgagatagagaggttgtttccaatagacccccgactcaacaTAATGcaatttaagataagatatggaataGTAATAGAACAAGGTACAATTGAaattaacatattcaataataCCAAAAGCAAGTTACTCCAAGTAAATACCAAAACATACAACATCcttactcagactaaccttctaccctaattcgcctcctccacaacttcctatccagGGCATGTCCTtggtaagctgaagctgctccatgtcatgtctaaccacctccttccaatatttcttcggcctacctctacctcgcttgaaatcatccctagccaacctctcacacctcctcaCTAGGGCATCCGTGCTCCTCCGCAGCACATGACCGAACCATCTTAATCtcgcttcccgcatcttgtcctccaccaaagccactcccaccttatcctgaataaaattatttctaatcATATCTTTTCTAGTACACCCATACATCCACCCAAACATTCTCATCTCTGCCGCATTTATCTTCTAGATGTGGGTCTTCTTAAAAGGCTAACACTCCACCTCATATAACAAAGCTGGTCTAACCACTACtatgtagaacttgcctttaagtttgggAGGTACCTTGTTGTCACACAAGATACCAGAGGCTAGCCTCTATTTCATCTACCCTACCCCGATCCGATGAGTGACATCCCCGTCAATCTCTCTATTATACTAAATAATCgaccccagatacttaaaactctctcTTACTGATAGAATGGGTGTCAAGCTTAAAAACTACATCAGATTCATGAGACACCTCGCTGAACTTACACTCAAAATAATTCTTcttagacctactcaacctaaaccctttagacttaaGAGTTTGCCTCCAATCCTCCAACTTAGCATTAACTCCACTACGAGTCTCGTCAAtaaaaactacatcatccgcaaaagcAAACAATAAGGAACCTCATCCTGAATGTGCTGCGTCAAAATATCCATTACCAAGGCAAAAAGAAACGAAAGTGTCGATCCTTGATGTAACCCCATCAAGATGGGAAAGTGCTTTGAGTCCCCTCCTTCATCCCTAACCTGAGTCCTGGCTCcatcgtacatatccttaatcaccCTAACATATATTATAGGTACATCTCTAGCCTCCAAACACCACCAAAGAACCTCCCTGGGAACTCTATCATAGGCCTTTtttaagtcgataaacaccatgtgagaatccttcttcctttccctatactgctcaaCTAGTCTCCTGACAAGATGGATGGCTTTTGTAGTCGAGCGCcctggcataaatccaaattgattttcagaaatagtaacaatcttccgcaacctcaactctaccaccctctcccaaatcctCATAGTGCGACTCaataacttgatacccctataattatTACAATCCTGAATGTCTCCCTTAATCTTATATAgcggaatcatcgtactccacctccaagcttcAGGAATCCTTGTCGtcttaaaaattatgttaaacaactaAGTCAACCACTCCGTACCTGCCCTTCCTGTACacttccaaaaatctaccaaAATCTTATTTGGCCCCATCGTTCTACCTTTACGCATCTTACGAATAACCCTcttaacctcctcaaccttaatgcGCCTATAATAGCCATAATCGTGAAACCTCTCAGAATGCTCCAACTCCCCCAACACAATGCTAATATCCTTGCCATCGTTTAAGAGCTTATAAAAGTAAAACTGTCATCTCTTTCTAATATGACCCtcctccaccaaaactttgcCGTTCATATCCTTAATAAAATTTACCTGATCCAGGTCCTGAGTCCTCCTCTCCCTAACCTTGGTGAGcctgtacaactttttatccccacCTTTACTATCTAACATTGTGTATAAACTTTCAAAAGCAACATATTTAGCCCTAGTGACCGCTAACTTCACCTCTCGGTTAGCAATCTTATACTCTTCCTTATTCTTCCATTTATCTTTTTCATCCTTACTCTACGCCAACTGTGCATACGCTCTCTTTTTGGCCTTCACCTTCCCCTTCACCTCTTCTTTCTACCACCAGTCCCCTTGGTGCTTGCCTGAATGACTACTCAAGACCCCCAATACCTCTCTAGCTGTCTTCCTAATACAGTTGGCAGTCTCATCCCACATACTATCTATATCCCCTCTACTCCCCCAAGCCTTCTTCACCATCAACTTATTCCCTATATCTAGTGCACTGGCCAAAGTCAGACTGCCGCATGTAATCCTCGATTGATCCTATATATCTCTCCTCTTCTGTTCTTTTATGAtctccaagtccatcaccaaaataCTATGCTGGGTGAAAGACTCACTCAGTAAGACCTTACAATTCTTAAAAATacccctatcccctttcctaaggagcaaaaagtcaatctgagtcttggcaaCCGAGCTACAGAAGGTAACTAAGTGAACCTCCTTCTTGGAAAAGTTTGAATTAACTACCACCAATCTAAACTGCCGAACAAAATCCTGAAGTGCCACTCCTTCAATATTCTTTACACTGAACCCGTGtcctccatgcacatcatcataacctttcAAAGAAGACCctatgtgcccattgaaatcccctcctgTAAAAAACTTCTCATTACTGGGGACACTCCTCACCATCTCAACCCTTCAATAACTAGCTTAATTGACATCATCCTAttattgacccttttaacctctACCACTTGATTCCTAAGCTTATCATCTACTAAAATACCTACATCATTCTTATTTCTCACGTtttttgagtaccacaacttatatctATCTACTACTCTCGCCTTTGAACCTGCCCATTTTGGTTTCTTGGAGACAAGCTATATTAATTCGCCTTTTCTAAGAATTTTCACTAGCTCTAATGACTTTTCTGATAAAGACCCTATGTTCCACGACCCTACTCTCAACCTATAATCATCCTTATCCCCTTTACCC comes from Capsicum annuum cultivar UCD-10X-F1 chromosome 2, UCD10Xv1.1, whole genome shotgun sequence and encodes:
- the LOC124896188 gene encoding uncharacterized protein LOC124896188; amino-acid sequence: MVRSVPSNEKFFTGGDFNGHIGSSLKGYDDVHGGHGFSVKNIEGVALQDFVRQFRLVVVNSNFSKKEVHLVTFCSSVAKTQIDFLLLRKGDRDSKGGDKKLYRLTKVRERRTQDLDQDISIVLGELEHSERFHDYGYYRRIKVEEVKRVIRKMRKGRTMGPNKILVDFWKCTGRAVFIDETRSGVNAKLEDWRQTLKSKGFRLSRSKKNYFECKFSEVSHESDKEDTTGSSRKRRVAAFEKVSKGKKIEESVSESDLELNEISDYINSSKDVAKRSVSGDSEECEGSGSNSDDGDNDSLSVPYLSRIEEKIQTILFWTPEKLAGISQVQWAVGPSFAVVTR